Part of the Lucilia cuprina isolate Lc7/37 chromosome 5, ASM2204524v1, whole genome shotgun sequence genome is shown below.
AATGGCTTTATTCTTCACGAACACATTTAATTatagtttaagttttaataaaaatacaagatATTTGCAATAAACTTGCGAAGTTTTTCACTGTTATCAGAAGAAAAGGGGTGCCGTTGACCAGTAGCAGCAGCCTTAAAACTTGTCATATTAAGAAATTGTTCAAAGGCTTTAAGGATCCAATGAGTTTTTCTTGAGCATACATTAAAATAATGTCAAATGTTCTTAAagttaaaaagaattaaaacattCTATAATACAGCGGAGATGAGGTGTTCGGCAACTGAAGTGACATTTATTGTCGATGTTCTAGCTTGCCGAAGAAATCACTAGCATTAGTATATTCCCCGAATGATGCTGCTTGGCCAAAACACTATTTATTAGGCAACATCACCTAAAGGCATATTGTGTGGCTCGACACTAAccatatattaaagttttttgacGTAATTCTCTTCTCACGATTTATGTTTCAATCACTTAGTTACCAAAGGGTTCTCACCAATGACCTGAACAGGAAAAGTCTTGAAACTACTTCCTGTGATACCAATAACATGATGAACTTTGTCAAGTTCTAAGTTTTCTAGTTTAAGATACTGAAACCTGAGACTAATAAACTCTTGACACAAAAACTTCTTGCCTCTAATGGTCGATAATATTCCATTTTTGACCACCAGTATAAGGTCAACATTAGGTACTCATTGATTTGTTTTGGTTGCCCATTAAAATTCTGTTTTTCTTAATGATCCATGGATGAGGATCACTTCACGTGATCCTCATCTGATATCTTCGATAACTTACCGGTCTAGAAGATTAACAGGTTCCATTTTCTGTCTCtttgaaaaatcgaaaatatttgcTTAGAAGTGGCAAGTAGATCATTTTCCTCTCATTCCGCTATATGTTGGTTTGTTTTCTATTCAGTTTTACTTTTTCGTGAGTCTCgaaatttacacaaattttggTATAAACATTTGGATGCTAATTGACAGTTTGCGATACTTTCTCAGCGATCATTTCTGACTTGATCATCGTAATGCAGCTGTAGTTTTGTATTACATGTTGGTAGTCTCaagtttctcttttaaaatttcGATCATGATccattttgatttattttaaaatacataaaaaacttaCCGGACTAAAAAGTTCTGTCTTCTGTTACTTTGGAAAATATCAGTTCAAATAATGGACAATCATTAACATTTTCCTCTTATTCTGCCATGAATTGTTAGATTTTCTCCAGTaagttcaacattttttttaaatcacaagactgataaactttttttacgTTGTCAATCTCAGTACATGCTAAGTGATCGTTTTCTGTGCTGATCATCATAATGCTGCTGTTGTTTAATATGATCCTAGAACTTCTTAGATAAACATGATATCTGAATCTTCATTCACTTTGATTTGTTTATGATATTCTAAAAATGGGTttccaaatttattttcttcattgTGACTTGGATTTTTTTCAGACGTTTTCTTATAGATTGGAACCAGAATTAAATCATTATATTGTGGCATAACAGATCTCTCCGCCTGGCAACTTTCTTATTttgtaattcaataaaattctcGGTCTTTACAATaagaacttacaaaaacgtagctCCGATGGTAATGCCAATTGCACAAAATCTTAAAGCATTCAAACGAAATAGAtttgctttttctttttctgGTAATTACCTTTTGATTTATTTACTTTCGGAAAAGATTTTGGAGAGATCCTTACACCATATGTGTTCTAGAATCTGTATCACGTATTTATATTAAACCGTTTATTGTCTTCTTTGGATTAGTTAAAGTATCGTAAGATCCCAAGAAGAACCTAATGCTTGGatcatttcattattatttatacctcattttaaaatgtattccgAAAAAATAGTTTCAACGTGTCACGAtcaattaaaagtattttcattTGCTAAGTGAGTAGAAAGTTCACTACTGCTTCTCTTAGATACGATCAATATAACTCTTTTCAATTAGAGCTGTAAAGACTCTTAATTAATAAGATTACTTGACGATAgatgaaaataaactaaatccATAGATAGATCTTGAGGATATAATTTCTgaacattttcaaattatagTCGTTTCCAAAGCGGAAAACCACCAATTACAGACCGAGACAACTTGGGATATTTtcgttaaataattataattttttttattacaactaAATCAGTCCATTACGGATAACAAtgaaagtttaaacaaaaatcttttctaAATACTGTTGATTCTTTACCAAGCATAGGAAGCAGCATGGGGAGCGTGAGAGTAAGCTAAAGGAGCACTGTATGCCAAAGGAGCAGTATATCTAGCAGCAAAAGGATGAGCATAAGCAGCAGTAGCGTATCTGGCAACTATTGGAGTTGAATAAGTAGCAGCTAAGGGAGCAGCTACGTGAGCAACATGAGCAGGAGCAACAACTCTGGCAACGGGAGCAACAGGAGCCACTACTCTAGCAACGGGAGCTACAGGTGCAACAACTCTAGTAACGGGGGCAACAGGAGCTACTGGTGCCACAATGGGAGCATGAGCAATGCCATTATAAGTTCTGGCTACAACTTGACTGCTGGTGGCGGTAATTACAGGAGCTGGGGCAGCCACTAAGGGAGCACCAATTAAATGAGGTTTAGCAGCAGCGCAGGCAATCAAGGCAAAGATAACAACGGCCTAAAAGTagataataaatttgtaaaattagtttcatttaattaagttttaattaatccAAAAAAATCCTTAcgtatttgaacattttgttttagATGTGTGGCTTTAACGTTTCGTATGAACTGATTGTTTTGAAATGTAAATGACTTTTGATAATATACCACTCAGCTCTatgactttttatataaaaaatgtgttgtaTTTTGGACTTAACTGACCTTAGTCAATATTAACAATATTACTTAGTTTACTGTTTAgtggtttaaatattttttgtcatttattttgttttttgtttttagggttttctgtaaaaatcaaataatcaaCAAGTTGTAGGTGGTATTATAGGTGAATCTAATTATTAATGCATTTCACGTAAAagtgtcgtatgtttttttaGTGGGTTTTTATGGCAAATCACTTACTTACACAGTTAGTTCAAGATAATATACAAAATgtgatttattaattttacaatattttaattttaatttttaacggtttccaattttggttaaaatatcAACGAGGAGGTTAATGTTAAACGTAGGTCATGTTgatttattattgcaatttgctaggatttttattttacgaAAAAGAGTGCATTGCTTGGCTCTACTTTGAAATATGTTGGTGCCAACTTTCGAGATTAACcgtcttatgcaaaaacgattattaaattaacaatggttgttaaaacctgttttaatatagaaaaagtgtgtagtaaaccattgttaaatttaataatcgtttttgcataaggttCTAAATGTTTGATTGTCTACtttatagatttattaaaattagtcATTCATTTTTCTCAATATCTTGTTTTTGATTATTGTAACAATAGACATATATagacaggaatgtcgagagttttaacgtgagcatctGCCTTGGCGGCCTTacctcacggtggtctttttcatcctcTTGataacgg
Proteins encoded:
- the LOC111681118 gene encoding A-kinase anchor protein 14-like, with protein sequence MFKYAVVIFALIACAAAKPHLIGAPLVAAPAPVITATSSQVVARTYNGIAHAPIVAPVAPVAPVTRVVAPVAPVARVVAPVAPVARVVAPAHVAHVAAPLAATYSTPIVARYATAAYAHPFAARYTAPLAYSAPLAYSHAPHAASYAW